A region of Arabidopsis thaliana chromosome 5, partial sequence DNA encodes the following proteins:
- a CDS encoding Disease resistance protein (TIR-NBS-LRR class) family has translation MISIVVFSKKYASSTWCLNELVEIHKCYKELTQIVIPIFYEVDPSDVRKQTREFGEFFKVTCVGKTEDVKQQWIEALEEVASIAGHDSKNWPNEANMIEHIAKDVLNKLIATSSSNCFGDLVGIEAHLKAVKSILCLESEEARMVGILGPSGIGKTTIARILYSKLSSQFDYHVFGSFKRTNQDNYGMKLSWEEQFLSEILDQKDLKISQLGVVKQRLKHKKVLIVLDDVDNLELLKTLVGQTGWFGPGSRIIVTTQDRILLKSHKIDHIYEVGYPSRKLALRILCRSAFDRNSPPDGFMQLANEVTELVGNLPLALNIMGSSLKGRDKEEWIEMMPSLRNSLVDGEILKTLRVSYDRLHGNYQEIFLYIACLLNCCGVEYIISMLGDNAIIGLKILAEKSLIHISPLDKTVEMHSLLQKLGRKIVRDESFGNPGKRRFLLDAEDICDVFTDNTGTETVLGISLNTLEINGTLSVDDKSFQGMHNLQFLKVFENWRRGSGEGILSLPQGLNSLPRKLRLLHWYKFPLRCMPSNFKAEYLVNLEMAYSQLERLWEGTQQLGSLKKMDLSKSENLKEIPDLSYAVNLEEMDLCSCKSLVTLPSSVRNLDKLRVLRMSSCSNVEVLPTDLNLESLDLLNLEDCSQLRSFPQISRNISILNLSGTAIDEESSLWIENMSRLTHLRWDFCPLKSLPSNFRQEHLVSLHMTHSKLEKLWEGAQPFGNLVNIDLSLSEKLKEFPNLSKVTNLDTLDLYGCKSLVTVPSSIQSLSKLTELNMRRCTGLEALPTDVNLESLHTLDLSGCSKLTTFPKISRNIERLLLDDTAIEEVPSWIDDFFELTTLSMKGCKRLRNISTSICELKCIEVANFSDCERLTEFDDASMKTRINMCNGF, from the exons ATGATCTCAATCGTGGTATTCTCTAAGAAGTATGCTTCTTCCACCTGGTGCTTGAATGAATTGGTGGAGATCCACAAGTGTTATAAGGAGTTGACTCAAATTGTCATTCCGATTTTCTACGAAGTTGATCCTTCTGATGTTAGAAAGCAAACCAGAGAGTTTGGCGAGTTCTTTAAAGTGACCTGCGTGGGGAAAACAGAAGATGTGAAGCAACAATGGATAGAAGCTCTTGAAGAGGTAGCAAGTATAGCCGGACATGATTCTAAGAATTG GCCTAACGAAGCAAACATGATTGAACATATCGCCAAAGATGTGTTAAATAAACTTATTGCAACATCATCATCGAATTGTTTTGGAGATCTTGTCGGGATCGAAGCTCATTTAAAGGCAGTGAAGTCAATCTTGTGCTTGGAATCTGAGGAAGCAAGAATGGTAGGGATTTTGGGGCCTTCAGGCATTGGTAAGACTACCATAGCTAGAATTTTATACAGTAAGCTCTCTAGCCAATTCGACTATCAcgtttttggttcttttaaGAGAACCAACCAGGACAACTATGGCATGAAGTTGAGTTGGGAAGAGCAGTTTCTGTCAGAAATTCTAGATCAAAAGGACCTAAAGATAAGCCAATTAGGTGTGGTGAAACAGAGGCTAAAGCATAAGAAAGTACTTATCgttcttgatgatgtggaTAATCTAGAGCTATTAAAGACTTTAGTGGGACAAACCGGGTGGTTTGGACCTGGAAGCAGAATTATCGTGACCACTCAAGATAGGATCCTTCTCAAGTCTCACAAGATTGATCATATTTATGAGGTGGGGTACCCATCGAGAAAATTGGCTCTTCGGATTTTATGTCGATCTGCTTTCGACAGAAACTCCCCACCTGATGGTTTCATGCAGCTTGCAAATGAAGTTACAGAGCTTGTTGGTAATCTTCCTTTGGCTCTCAATATCATGGGTTCGTCTTTGAAAGGGAGGGACAAGGAAGAGTGGATAGAGATGATGCCTAGTCTCCGAAATAGTTTGGTGGATGGAGAAATTCTGAAAACATTAAGAGTCAGCTATGATCGATTACATGGGAATTATCAAGAAATATTCCTTTATATTGCGTGTTTACTAAATTGCTGTGGAGTCGAATACATTATAAGCATGCTTGGAGATAATGCTATCATTGGGTTGAAAATACTGGCTGAGAAGTCCCTCATACATATATCACCACTGGACAAAACTGTAGAGATGCACAGTTTGCTACAAAAGTTGGGTAGAAAGATTGTTCGTGATGAATCCTTTGGAAATCCTGGAAAACGCCGGTTCTTGTTGGATGCTGAGGATATTTGTGATGTATTTACCGATAATACC GGCACAGAAACTGTACTAGGTATATCTCTTAACACATTGGAAATCAACGGGACATTGTCTGTAGATGATAAATCATTCCAAGGTATGCATAATCTCCAATTTCTTAAAGTTTTCGAGAATTGGCGGCGGGGGAGTGGTGAAGGCATATTGTCTTTACCTCAAGGCCTCAATTCTTTGCCCCGAAAACTCAGACTACTACACTGGTATAAATTCCCGTTGAGGTGTATGCCTTCTAACTTCAAGGCCGAGTATCTGGTTAACCTAGAAATGGCGTATAGCCAGCTTGAGAGGTTGTGGGAAGGAACTCAG CAACTTGGAAGTCTCAAGAAGATGGATCTGTCCAAGTCcgaaaatttgaaagaaattccAGATCTTTCTTACGCCGTAAATCTAGAGGAAATGGATCTTTGCAGTTGTAAATCTTTGGTAACACTTCCTTCCTCAGTTCGAAATCTTGATAAACTTAGGGTGTTAAGAATGAGTAGCTGCTCAAATGTCGAAGTTCTTCCAACTGATCTCAACTTGGAATCTCTCGATCTCCTTAATCTTGAAGATTGCTCACAGTTGAGAAGTTTTCCTCAGATTTCAAGGAACATTTCAATTCTTAATCTAAGTGGAACTGCAATAGACGAAGAAAGTTCTTTATGGATAGAGAATATGTCTAGGCTCACTCATCTCCGCTGGGACTTTTGTCCACTGAAAAGTCTGCCTTCTAACTTTCGTCAAGAACATCTCGTTTCTTTACATATGACACATAGCAAGCTTGAGAAGTTATGGGAAGGAGCCCAG CCTTTTGGAAATCTCGTGAATATTGATCTTTCGCTATCTGAAAAGCTGAAAGAATTTCCAAATCTTTCAAAGGTCACCAATCTCGATACGTTGGATCTTTATGGTTGCAAAAGTTTGGTGACAGTTCCCTCCTCAATTCAGAGTCTCAGTAAGCTGACGGAATTGAACATGAGAAGATGCACAGGTCTCGAGGCTCTTCCTACGGATGTGAACTTGGAATCTCTTCATACTCTAGATCTCAGTGGGTGCTCAAAGTTGACAACTTTTCCTAAGATTTCAAGAAACATTGAACGTCTCCTTCTGGACGACACTGCGATTGAAGAAGTTCCTTCGTGGATTGATGATTTCTTTGAGCTCACTACACTCAGTATGAAAGGTTGCAAGAGGTTAAGAAACATCTCTACAAGCATTTGTGAATTGAAATGTATTGAGGTGGCAAACTTCTCTGACTGTGAAAGACTCACAGAATTTGATGATGCAAGTATG AAAACTCGTATCAATATGTGCAATGGTTTTTAA